Genomic segment of Chromatiales bacterium:
ACCAGCGCCAGCAGCAGGCTGGCGCCCAGTGAACTGACGCTGGTTGCTTTGGTCACAGGCCGCCGGTGCGCTGCGCGGTCAGACGCTCGGCGAGCGTGCGCGCGAACAGGTTGGTTGCCTCCAGATAGGGCACGGTACCGTTCTTGCGCATGATCTCCTGGCCTTCGTCGCTGTAGGCGAATTCGATGAATTTCTTTACGTCACCGACCCGCGGGTTGTCAGGATTGTACGCGAGATACAGTGGGCGATAGAGCAGGTAGGCGCCACTGCGCACGTTCTCGTAGCTCGGCTCCTTGCCGTTCAGCGCGAGAATCTTGACGTTGCGCTTGCGCGCGCTGGAAATACCGGTCATCGCGATGGCTTCCGGATCGGCCTCCAGCGCCTTTTCCAGTGGCCCGGTCGAGGCGAATTCCTGCCCGCCGACGAACTCCTGGTTGACGTTGTCGAAGATCAGCTGGCGGATCGTGTAACCGACACCCGAGACCTTGCCCTTGCGGAAGTACAGCTTCAGCGGGCGATCCGGGCCGCCGACCTGTTTCCAGTTCGAAACCTTGCCGAGATAGATGTCGCGCAGGTTGTCGATGGTCAGGCTGTCGACGGGATTGCCCGGATGCACGATCGCCACCAGTGCGTCCCAGCCAACAGGCGCGAGCCGCGTGTTGGCCTCGGCGCCCTCACCGTACAGGGAGTGCCGGCAGCTGCCGCCGATGTGGGCCTTCTGCGAGGAGACCTCGCGGATGCCGCGTGTCGCCCCGCCGCCGTCGATGATGATTTTCTGGCCGGTACGCGCCTCGTAACCCTTTGCGAGGGCTTCGACGTACGCCTTCTTCGAGATACCACAGCCCACCCACACGAGCGCTTCGTCGGCGATTGCGGTCTGGCTGGCGGAGAAGATCAGGCTGGCCGCCACAACGGCCAGCAGGGGATGCTCAACTCGATGCACACTCATTTCGGCCACCTCGGGCTTTGTAGTAAGTAGGTCGCCCGGCCAGTATCCGTCCGGACTGTTGCGACCTGTTTCGGTCGTGGCGAGTCCATTCAAGAGCTGCGGTTCGGGCGCGCCCCCAAAACGCGCGCTCTCCGTGCTCAGAGAGGAAGTCTGGCAAAACGGGCGGGATTCTGTAAGGGTGTAGCGGTGTATGACCGCGATACTTTCGCCGGTTTTGTGAACTGGTTCACAGTTTACGGCGCCAGTTCTGCGGCGATTTGCCAAAAGCTCTCGAGCCGCTGCCGGGTGATCTGGCCTTCCTCGGCGGCCTCTCGTACGGCGCAGCCAGGCTCTTCGAGATGTCGGCAGTCCCTGAACCGGCAGCGCCCCAGGAACGGACGAAACTCGCGGAACCCGCGTGCGACCTCGCTGCGTTCGAGGGTTCCGAGCCGAAAGCTCCGCACGCCGGGCGAATCGATCAGCGCGCCGTCCTGCGGTTCAAGCCGATAGCGGACGGTTTCGGTCGTCGTGTGGCGGCCGATCCCAGTCGCCTGCGAAACGGCGCCGGTGCGGATGGAATCATCGCCCAGCAGTTCGGCGACGATGGACGACTTGCCGACACCGGATACGCCCACGAATGCGCTGACCTGAGCATGCAGGGAATCCAGCAGGGTGTTCC
This window contains:
- a CDS encoding substrate-binding domain-containing protein, with protein sequence MSVHRVEHPLLAVVAASLIFSASQTAIADEALVWVGCGISKKAYVEALAKGYEARTGQKIIIDGGGATRGIREVSSQKAHIGGSCRHSLYGEGAEANTRLAPVGWDALVAIVHPGNPVDSLTIDNLRDIYLGKVSNWKQVGGPDRPLKLYFRKGKVSGVGYTIRQLIFDNVNQEFVGGQEFASTGPLEKALEADPEAIAMTGISSARKRNVKILALNGKEPSYENVRSGAYLLYRPLYLAYNPDNPRVGDVKKFIEFAYSDEGQEIMRKNGTVPYLEATNLFARTLAERLTAQRTGGL